GCCCCGCCGCATTCGGCGTAGTCGCTGGCGACCAGGCTCAGGAAGGGCTCGCCGGTCATCGGGGCGGTGATGGCGCGCTCGTAGGTGTTGGGGGCCTTGCCGCAGTCCTTCATCGCCTTCTTGGCGCGGGCGTCGGCGCGGGTAAGGGCCTGATTGATCCGCTCGATCTTGGGACCGGCCGGGCTGACGATGCGCGGGAAGGCGTCGGTGCTCTCGCCGAGCGGGTTCTGGCCCTGCAGGCCGATGCCGCCCGCGGCGAGGGCGGGCGCGGTGATGGCGGCGGCGGCGAGGAGGGCGAGGGTCAGGCGGCGCATGGTTGTTTCCCGGTCCTTGGTGGCGCGGGTCGTCTGGGGCCGGTGCTGCCCTCATCCGACCCCCTTCGGGGCCCACCTTCTCCCGGCGAGCGGGAGAAGGGAAGTTATTGCGTCAGCTTCGCCTTGGCCGCTTCAGCGACGGCTTCGGCGGTGATGCCGAATTCCTTGTAGAGCCGCTCGAACGGCGCCGAGGCGCCAAAGCCGGTCATGCCGATGAAGACCCCGTCCTCGCCGATGAACCGCTCCCAGCCGAACTTCACCGCCGCCTCGACGGCGACGCGGACTTTCGACTTGCCCAGCACCTGCTGACGGTAGGCGGCCGGCTGCTGCTCGAAGAGTTCCCAGCAGGGGGTGGAGACCACCCGCGTGCCGATGCCGCCGGCTTCCAGGATGCTGCGGGCCGACATGGCGACGCCGACCTCGGTGCCGCTGGCGAAGATCGTGACCTGGGCCTCGCCGGTGGCGGGGGCCAGTTCGTAGGCGCCCTTGGCCGACATGTTCTCGGGCGCGAAGGTGCGGCCGACCGGGGTCTTCTGGCGCGACAGGGCCATGATCGACGGCGTGGCCTTGTGCTCCAGCGCCGACTTCCAGCATTCGGCGGCCTCGACGGCGTCGGCCGGGCGGAAGACCAGGAGGTTGGGCATGGCGCGCAGGGCGGCCAGGTGCTCGACCGGCTGGTGGGTCGGGCCGTCTTCGCCCAGGCCGATGGAGTCGTGGGTCATGACGTGGATGACGCGAACCCCCATCAGGGCGCCCAGACGGATGGCGGCGCGGCTGTAGTCGCTGAAGACCATGAAGGTGCCGCTGAAGGGGATGACCCCGCCGTGCAGCGCCATGCCGTTCATGGCCGCGGCCATGCCGTGCTCGCGCACGCCGTAGTGGACGTAGGTCCCGGCATAGTCCGGGGCGTCGAACGGCGTCATGCCCTTGACGTAGGTGTTGTTGGAGCCGGTGAGATCCGCCGATCCGCCGATCATCTCCGGGATGGCGGGGGTCAGCTTGGCCAGGGCCGAGCCGCTGTGGACACGGGTGGCGTTGGCGACCGGCTCGTTGAGCAGGTCGGCGATGTAGGCGTCGATGGCCTTGAAGGCGTCCTTGGGCAGGTCGCCCTTCATGGCGCGGGTGAAGTCCGCGCCCCTGGCGTCGGCCTTCAGGCGGGCGTCCCATTTGCGGCGGGCGCCGGCGCCCTTGCGCCCGGCCTTCTTCCACTCGGCGGCGATGTCGTCGGGGATTTCGAACGGCGGCAGCGGCCAGCCCATGGCCTGGCGGGCCAGGGTGGCTTCCTCGTCGAACAGGGAATAGCCGTGGCCGTGGACGTCGCCTTCCTTGGGCCCGGCGCCCTTGGAGATCTTCGTCTTGCAGGCCAGCATCACCGGCTTGTCCTGCCTAGTCGCCCAGCGCATGGCGGCGGCGATCTTGCCGTGGTCGTGGCCGTCGACCGCCTTCACCGCCCAGCCGGCCGCCTTGAAGCGCAGCTGCTGGTCGCCGCTTTCGGAGATGGTGGCGGCGCCGTCGATGGTGGTGTTGTTGTCGTCGAAGATGACGATCAGCTTGTTCAGCTTGAGGTGCCCGGCCAGGCTGATGGCCTCCTGGCTGACGCCCTCCATCAGGCAGCCGTCGCCGGCGATCACCCAGGTGCGGTGATCGACCAAGTCATCGCCATAGCGGGCGTTCATCGAGCGCTCGGCCATGGCCATGCCGACGGCGGTGGCGATGCCCTGGCCCAGCGGACCGGTGGTGGTTTCGACGCCCGGGGTGTGGCCGTACTCGGGGTGGCCCGGGGTGGCGCTGCCCCACTGACGGAAATTGCGGATCTGATCCATCGTCACCGCCTTGCTGCCGGTGAGGTGCAGCAGGCTGTAGATCAGCATCGAGGCGTGGCCGGCCGACAGCACGAAGCGGTCGCGGTCGGCCCAGTCGGGCTTGGCCGCGTCGTACTTGAGGAATTTGGTGAACAGCACGGTGGCCACATCGGCCAGGCCCATCGGGGCCCCCTGGTGCCCCGATTTGGCCGCATGGACCGCGTCCATGGAGAGCACGCGAATGGCGTCGGCCATCTTCACGGGACTGACGGACATGGGGGACTCGCTTTTGCTGCCGGTTTCCGGGCGGTTCGCACGGGAAGGCCTTTGGCGCAACCCGCCTTCCGGTCTTCGCCCGACGCAGTCTATAGAGATCGTGTGATCAAGGAGCGCGACGAATGAGCGGAGAGTCGGAGGGCGGGGCCCTCGACCTGGCCGTGCGCCGCCTGGAGCGGGCGCTGGGGGTGTTGGAGCAACGGCTGAGCGAACGGGTGCGCGAAGCCGGCGCCGAGGCTGGCGGCCTGTTCGACGCGGACCGCGCGCGCCTGGCCTCCGAGCTCGATGCGTCGCGGGCCCGGGAGCGGGCCTTGGAGGAGGCCGGGGCGCAGGCGTCGGAGGCGCTCGGCCGCGCCATCGGTGAAATCCGTTCCGCCCTGGGAGAAGGCTAGATGGGCCAGCTCAATGTGACGGTGAACGGCAAGCCCTTCCTGGTCGGCTGCGAGGATGGCCAGGAACGCCACCTGATGGATCTCGCCGCCGCCTTCGACCAGCAGGTTCGGGCCGTCGGGCAGGAGGTTGGCCAGCTGGGCGAGACGCGGCTGTTCCTGATGACGGCGCTGTTGCTGACCGACGAGCTGTCGGACCTGAAGCTGCGACTGACCCACATGCAGAACGAGCTGGCCAAGGTGCAGGCCGAACAGGCGCGGGTTGAGATGAAGGCGGCGGCGGCGCTGGAGAACGCGGCCAAACGCATCGAGAAGCTGGGTAGCGGCGAAGGCTAGCGCCGCAAATCCTCCTTCGGCAGGCCGCAGGCCTGACGGGCGAGGGGGACCGCCGCCGAAGGCGGTGGTGGAGGGGGCAGCACCGGCGGATGCGGGCTGATCCTGAAGGCAGCTGTTACAGCCGCACCAGAACGCTCTTCAAATCGGACGGGCCGGCGCTGCCCCTCCACCACGCGCCGAAGGAGGATTGCCTTGAGATCGCCACCCCAAGCGCCTACCTTAGCCCTCGGCGGTTGCTGCGGTTCATGTCGGAAGCGATCTATCCTTCTGACCTTAATTCTCTCGAAGGGAGCTGTCCCTGTCCGTGGCCGTGGCTGCGAGCATATGGCGCCCACCTGGTTATCCGGGTCTGAGGGGATAAAACAGTCTTTCACGGTCCTCGCGGCGCCGCCACCTTAAGCTCAAATGACCACCGACCCCATCCTCGACGCCAAGAAGGCCGCCCTGCGCATCGAGGCCCGCCGCACGCGCAAGGCGTTGCAGGTCCAGCACCCCGAAGCCGAATGGATGATCGCCGGCCGGGCCGATGAACTCCTCCACAGCGTCAGCCTCGGGCCCGGCGTCGCCGCCCTCTACAAGGCCCTGGGCGCCGAGATCGACCCGCGGCCCCTCGGCGAGGCGTTGATGCGCAAGGGCTGGCGGCTGGCGCTGCCGGCCGTGATCGACCTCGAAGGGCCGCTGGAGTTCCGCGCCTGGGCGCCGCGCGACACACTGGCGCACGACCTCGCCGGCCTGCCCGCGCCACTCGACAGCGCCCCGCCGGTCGCCCCCAGCCTGATCCTCGTGCCGCTGCTGGCCTTCGATCGCCGTGGGCATCGCCTCGGCCAGGGCGGCGGCTTTTACGATCGCACCTTCGAGGCCCTGCGCCGGTCTCCCCGGCCCCCCCCCTTCGTCGGCCTGGCCTATGAGGGCCAGGAACTGGACACCATCCCGCATGGGCCGCATGACCAGCCGCTGGATGGGATTCTGACCGAGGCGGGCTATACTGCGGCCCGAAAGGACATTTGATGCGTATCGCTTTTTTCGGGGATGTCGTCGGCCGGGCCGGCCGTGACGGACTCTCCGACCACCTGCCGGATCTGCGCCGCCGCCTGTCGCTCGACTTCGTGATCGTCAACGCCGAGAACGCCGCCGCCGGATTCGGCATCACCGAGAACACCGCCCGCGAGCTGTACGAAGCCGGGGCCGACTGCCTGACCCTCGGCAACCACAGCTGGGACCAGAAGGAAGCGTTGACCTACATCGTCCGCGAGCCGCGGATGATCCGGCCGGCCAACTATCCGATCCTGTCCGACGCGCCTGGCCGGGGCAGCAACCTGTACGTCCTGGCCGACGGGCGGCGAATCCTGGTCACCAACATTCTCGGCCGTGTCCACATGGACGCCATGGACGACCCCTTCGCGGCCGTGAACCGCGAACTGGACACCGCCCCGCTGGGCATCGTCGCCGACGCCGTCGTCGTCGACATGCACTGCGAGGCGACCAGCGAGAAGATGGCCATGGGCCACTTCTGCGACGGCCGCGCCAGCCTGGTGGTCGGCACCCATACGCACGTGCCCACGGCCGACGCCCAGATCCTGCCCGGCGGCACCGCCTACCAGACCGACGCCGGGGCCTGCGCCGACTACAACAGCGTCATCGGCAACGACAAGGAAGAGCCGCTGCGCCGCTTCACCACCAAGATCAGCCAGGGCCGCTACCGCCCGGCCGAGGGCGAGGCGACGGTGTGCGGCGTCTATGTCGAGACCGACGACCGCACCGGCCTGGCCAAACGCATCGAGCCGATCCGCATCGGCGGGCGGCTGAAGGAAACCGTGCCGCAGGTCGCTCTGGTCAACGCCTGAAGGTTGTCCGGCGGCGGGACGTCCCCATCTTGAGGGCTTCACCTTGCAGGAGCCCCCATGACCGACCCCATCTACACCGCCAAGGCCCACGCCGTCGGCGGCCGCGCCGGCACGGCCAAGTCCGATGACGGCCATCTGGACGTCAAGCTGGGCTATCCGAAATCCATGGGCGGTGACGGGTCGGGGACCAATCCCGAGCAGCTGTTCGCGGCCGGCTACGCGGCCTGTTTCCTGGGCGCCCTGGGCCTGGTGGCGCGCGGCGCCGGGGTCAAGCTCGGTGAGCATAGCCTCGACAGCGAGGTCGATCTGATCAAGGACGACACCAGCTTCCACATCGGCGTGCGGCTGACCCTGACCGCGCCGGACCTGGACAAGGCCCAGGCGGAAGACCTGCTGCACAAGGCGCACGAGGTCTGTCCCTATTCGAAAGCGACGCGCGGCAATGTCGAGGTGACTCTGGCGGTGGCCTAGCCTCCCACCGGACTGCCCGGCGGCGTGACGGACGTCACAGCTGGGCGCCGGCCAATGCGCGCAAATTCGAGTCTCTTCAACCCTAGGGAACGGGAGACTCGCCATGTCCCTGCGTCGTTTGCTCAGCGTCGGTGTCGCCGTGGCGGCGCTGATCACCCCCAGCCTCGCGGCGGCGGCCCCGGCGGTCGATCCTCGAGACAAACCGCGCCCAGACGTGTCCGGCAGCCTCTGCCCGAGTTGGGACCCGCAGGTCCTGAAGCCGGGCGACGACGTCCATGTCGGCTCAATCAAGCGTAGCCGCTGCCATATCGCCCACCTGCGAGACTTCGCCGCCGCCGACCGCACCGATTGGCCGGAGGTGCGGGTGACGACCCGGGAGCTGGCCCGGTTGTACGAGGCCCGAGCGGGGCGCCAACAGGCCTGGATCGACGGCTCGACCCTGTTCACCAGCGGAGCCAGCCTCGGCTACATCGGCAGCACCGGGGTGTCGGGCACGATGACGCTGTCCTACCTGGGCGCGGCAGCCTTGCTCCCGGTCCTGACATCGCAGTTCGTCGCCCACGAGCCGACGCGAGACCTCTACCACGCCGGCGCGATCGGCCTGTCGCAGATCGCAGCGCGCTATGAAGGCTTGTGGGAGATCAGCGACACACTCGACCGTTATGCGCTGGGCAGCGTCGATGCGGACGCAGGCGCGGTCGAGGTTTTGCGGAGCGCGAGCAATGCATGCGGCGAGGTGCCCCACGCTCTTGATCTGCTCGACGGCGCCTTGAACGGGGGGGCCGAAAGCAAGGCGCTCCTCGAGCAGGCGAAAGTCCTCTACCTAGCCTGCGAACAGTACCAGGGCGATTTGCGAACCTTGGCGTCGCAGCGGGCGGCGCTCCGCCTGGCCTTGAGAAGGGCGACCGTCAGCTACGCCACCGACGTCATTGCCCTGGATTCGCTGATCATGCAGGCGGACCGGCAACTGCGGGCCACGCCCTTGAAGGCGCTCACCACCATGGCCGCCAGCCCGTTCAACTCGGCGAGCACCCTGCTGACGGGCGACAACGGCCAGGCGGCCATCGCCAAGCTCAAGGCCCAGGAGGTGTTCGGAGACCTCAGCATGACGCTGTCGCCGATCCGGCTGCGTCCGACACCGACGCCCGCGTCTCGGGATACGGCCCTTCCGCTGGACAGTCTGTTCGCCATCGAAGCCGGTCTTTCCAAGGTGATCGCCGCGCCGACCAAACCCAAGGGTGCAAAGGCCACAAAGGCCGAGGCGGCGGAGGCGAAGGCCAAAGCGGCGGGCGACAGGGCGTTGGCGAAGGATGCGGCCAAGCTTTTGCGAAGCGCCGCCCGCGAGCTCATCGCCGCCCGCAGCCTGGTCACGGATCAGTTCGTGCTCATGGCCCTGGCCGACAAACTGGTCGCTTCAACGGCGCTGGACTTCAGCTGCGACATCAAGAGCCGCAAGGTGAAGGTGGTCCTCGACGGTCCCAAGCCGCCGCCGACTCTGGAAAACAAATAGCCGTTTCCTCTCCCGGTCCGGCCGCTATGGTGATCTCGAACGACCGTATAAACCGGCCTCCGAGGATCCATGGCTTTCAAGCGCCTGCTCATCGCCAATCGTGGCGAGATCGCCATCCGTATCGCCCGGGCGGCGGCCGGTCTTGGCCTGACCAGCGTGGCGCTCTACGCCCGGGACGACGCCCAGAGCCTGCATGTCCGCTCCGCCGACGAGGCAATCGCCCTGACCGGCAGCGGCCCGGCGGCCTATCTCGACGTCCCGGGCGTCATCGCCGCGGCCCGGGCCGCCCAGTGCAACGTCATCCATCCGGGCTACGGCTTCCTGTCCGAGAATGCCGCCTTCGCCCGCGCCTGCGCCGCGGCCGGCATCGTCTTCATCGGTCCCTCGCCGGACGCCCTGGAAACCTTCGGCGACAAGGCCGCGGCCCGGGCCCTCGCCGCCCGTCTGAACGTGCCGCTGCTGGCCGGTACCGGGGCCATCGAGGCGGCGGGGGCCGAGCGCTTCCTGGCCGAGCACGGGGCCATGATGCTGAAAGCCGTGGCCGGCGGCGGCGGGCGGGGCATGCGGATCGTGCGGCCCGGCGACGACGTGAAGGCCGCCCACGCCGCCTGTTCGCGCGAGGCCCAGGCGGCGTTCGGCGACGGGGCGGTCTATGCCGAATGGCTGGTCGACAACGCCCGCCACATCGAGGTGCAGGTGGCCGGCGACGCGGCGACCTGCGTGGCCGTCGGCGAGCGCGACTGCTCGGTTCAACGCCGCCATCAGAAGATCATCGAGATCGCCCCGGCGCCGGCCCTGGGCGAGCGGCTGCGCGCCGCCCTGCATGAGGCGGCGGTGAAGCTGTGCAGCGCCAAGCACCTCAAGGGCCTGGCCACTGTCGAATTTCTGGTCGATGCCGCCTCCGGCCGCTTCGCCTTCATCGAGACCAACGCCCGGCTGCAGGTCGAGCACACAGTCACCGAAGAGGTCACCGGCCTCGACCTGGTGCAGATCCAGATCAACCTCGCCGCCGGCGCCTCCCTGGCCAAGCTGGGCCTCAGCGAAACACCGCCCTTCAAGGGCGCCGCCATCCAGGCGCGGGTCAATCTGGAGACGCTCAACGCCGACGGTTCGGCTCAGCCGGCCGGGGGCCTGATCCGCGCCTATGAGCCGCCGACCGGACCCGGCGTGCGGGTCGATGGTTTCGGCTATGGCGGCTATGTCACCAGCCCCAGTTACGACAGCCTGCTGGCCAAGGTCATCGTCCGCGCCTCGGACCATGCGGGGGCCGCCGCCAAGACCGCCCGCGCCCTCAAGGAATTCCGTCTCGAAGGCATCGACAGCAACATTCCCCTGCTGCGCGCCTTGTTGGCCGAGCCGGCGGTTTCGCAAGGCCGGGCGACGACGCGGTATCTGGAGGAGAACCTCGAACGGTTGCTGGCCGAGGCCGAGGCGCTGTCTCCGGTCGAGGCCTCTGAGGTCGCCCTGGCCGAGGAGGCCGTGATCGAGGCCTTCGAGGAACTGGCCGGCGCCGAGGCCGTGCCCGCGCCGCTACAAGCCACGGTCGGCCAGATCGCGGTGTCCGAGGGCGACCTCGTGCGGCCGGGCCAGACGGTCGCCATCCTCGAAGCGATGAAGATGGAGCACGTCGTTGTCGCTCCGGTCGGCGGACGGGTCGAGCGGGTGGCGGCGGAACGGGGACAGACCCTGCTCAAGGGCCAGCCGCTGCTGTTCATCTCGGCTGAGGATATCGAGGGCCTGGAAGCGGATGTTGAAGAGGCGGGCGATCCGGACGGTATTCGCCCCGACCTGCAGGAGGTCATCGACCGTCATGCCTTCACCCTCGACGCCAATCGTCCGGAGGCGGTCGCCAAACGCCGCCGCACCGGCCATCGCACAGCGCGGGAGAACATCGACGACCTGGTCGATCAGGGCAGCTTCGTCGAGTACGGCGCCCTGGCCATCGCCGCCCAGCGCCGCCGCCGCACGGTCGAGGACCTGATCGCCAACACGCCGGCCGACGGCATCATCACCGGCATCGGCACGGTCAACGGCGCGCTGTTCTCGCCTGAGAAGGCGCGGGTCGCCGCCCTGGCCTACGACTTCACCGTGCTGGCCGGCACGCAAGGACACTTCAATCACAAGAAGACCGACCGGCTGCTCGGCATCGTCGACGAACAGAAGCTGCCCGTCATCTGGTACGCCGAGGGCGGCGGCGGGCGGCCGGGCGACACCGACGCCATCGGGGTGGCGGGGCTGGACGTCACCACCTTCGGCAAGATGGCCGAGCTGGCCGGCGAGGTGCCCAAGATCGCCATCGTCGCTGGCCGCTGCTTTGCCGGCAACGCCGCCATCGCCGGGCTGTCGGAGGTGCTGATCGCCACCAGGGACTCCAACCTCGGCATGGGCGGGCCGGCGATGATCGAGGGCGGTGGCCTGG
The nucleotide sequence above comes from Caulobacter sp. NIBR1757. Encoded proteins:
- the tkt gene encoding transketolase produces the protein MSVSPVKMADAIRVLSMDAVHAAKSGHQGAPMGLADVATVLFTKFLKYDAAKPDWADRDRFVLSAGHASMLIYSLLHLTGSKAVTMDQIRNFRQWGSATPGHPEYGHTPGVETTTGPLGQGIATAVGMAMAERSMNARYGDDLVDHRTWVIAGDGCLMEGVSQEAISLAGHLKLNKLIVIFDDNNTTIDGAATISESGDQQLRFKAAGWAVKAVDGHDHGKIAAAMRWATRQDKPVMLACKTKISKGAGPKEGDVHGHGYSLFDEEATLARQAMGWPLPPFEIPDDIAAEWKKAGRKGAGARRKWDARLKADARGADFTRAMKGDLPKDAFKAIDAYIADLLNEPVANATRVHSGSALAKLTPAIPEMIGGSADLTGSNNTYVKGMTPFDAPDYAGTYVHYGVREHGMAAAMNGMALHGGVIPFSGTFMVFSDYSRAAIRLGALMGVRVIHVMTHDSIGLGEDGPTHQPVEHLAALRAMPNLLVFRPADAVEAAECWKSALEHKATPSIMALSRQKTPVGRTFAPENMSAKGAYELAPATGEAQVTIFASGTEVGVAMSARSILEAGGIGTRVVSTPCWELFEQQPAAYRQQVLGKSKVRVAVEAAVKFGWERFIGEDGVFIGMTGFGASAPFERLYKEFGITAEAVAEAAKAKLTQ
- a CDS encoding DUF4164 family protein, which produces MSGESEGGALDLAVRRLERALGVLEQRLSERVREAGAEAGGLFDADRARLASELDASRARERALEEAGAQASEALGRAIGEIRSALGEG
- the zapA gene encoding cell division protein ZapA produces the protein MGQLNVTVNGKPFLVGCEDGQERHLMDLAAAFDQQVRAVGQEVGQLGETRLFLMTALLLTDELSDLKLRLTHMQNELAKVQAEQARVEMKAAAALENAAKRIEKLGSGEG
- a CDS encoding 5-formyltetrahydrofolate cyclo-ligase; its protein translation is MTTDPILDAKKAALRIEARRTRKALQVQHPEAEWMIAGRADELLHSVSLGPGVAALYKALGAEIDPRPLGEALMRKGWRLALPAVIDLEGPLEFRAWAPRDTLAHDLAGLPAPLDSAPPVAPSLILVPLLAFDRRGHRLGQGGGFYDRTFEALRRSPRPPPFVGLAYEGQELDTIPHGPHDQPLDGILTEAGYTAARKDI
- a CDS encoding TIGR00282 family metallophosphoesterase, whose amino-acid sequence is MRIAFFGDVVGRAGRDGLSDHLPDLRRRLSLDFVIVNAENAAAGFGITENTARELYEAGADCLTLGNHSWDQKEALTYIVREPRMIRPANYPILSDAPGRGSNLYVLADGRRILVTNILGRVHMDAMDDPFAAVNRELDTAPLGIVADAVVVDMHCEATSEKMAMGHFCDGRASLVVGTHTHVPTADAQILPGGTAYQTDAGACADYNSVIGNDKEEPLRRFTTKISQGRYRPAEGEATVCGVYVETDDRTGLAKRIEPIRIGGRLKETVPQVALVNA
- a CDS encoding organic hydroperoxide resistance protein; protein product: MTDPIYTAKAHAVGGRAGTAKSDDGHLDVKLGYPKSMGGDGSGTNPEQLFAAGYAACFLGALGLVARGAGVKLGEHSLDSEVDLIKDDTSFHIGVRLTLTAPDLDKAQAEDLLHKAHEVCPYSKATRGNVEVTLAVA
- a CDS encoding carboxyl transferase domain-containing protein, with amino-acid sequence MAFKRLLIANRGEIAIRIARAAAGLGLTSVALYARDDAQSLHVRSADEAIALTGSGPAAYLDVPGVIAAARAAQCNVIHPGYGFLSENAAFARACAAAGIVFIGPSPDALETFGDKAAARALAARLNVPLLAGTGAIEAAGAERFLAEHGAMMLKAVAGGGGRGMRIVRPGDDVKAAHAACSREAQAAFGDGAVYAEWLVDNARHIEVQVAGDAATCVAVGERDCSVQRRHQKIIEIAPAPALGERLRAALHEAAVKLCSAKHLKGLATVEFLVDAASGRFAFIETNARLQVEHTVTEEVTGLDLVQIQINLAAGASLAKLGLSETPPFKGAAIQARVNLETLNADGSAQPAGGLIRAYEPPTGPGVRVDGFGYGGYVTSPSYDSLLAKVIVRASDHAGAAAKTARALKEFRLEGIDSNIPLLRALLAEPAVSQGRATTRYLEENLERLLAEAEALSPVEASEVALAEEAVIEAFEELAGAEAVPAPLQATVGQIAVSEGDLVRPGQTVAILEAMKMEHVVVAPVGGRVERVAAERGQTLLKGQPLLFISAEDIEGLEADVEEAGDPDGIRPDLQEVIDRHAFTLDANRPEAVAKRRRTGHRTARENIDDLVDQGSFVEYGALAIAAQRRRRTVEDLIANTPADGIITGIGTVNGALFSPEKARVAALAYDFTVLAGTQGHFNHKKTDRLLGIVDEQKLPVIWYAEGGGGRPGDTDAIGVAGLDVTTFGKMAELAGEVPKIAIVAGRCFAGNAAIAGLSEVLIATRDSNLGMGGPAMIEGGGLGVFKPEDIGPAATQWANGVIDILAEDEAHATRLAKHALSMFQGDLAEWTAPDQRDLRRAIPENRLRVYDIRAVIEGLADAGSFLELRRGFAAGMVTGFIRIEGRPMGLIANDPKHLGGAIDCDGAEKAARFLQLCDAFDLPLVSLCDTPGFMVGPESEDAGAVRRVSRLFVAGAKFGPPLFTLVLRKGYGLGAQAMAGGGFHSPNFIASWPTGEFGGMGLEGAVKLGYRKELEAETDPAKNKELFDRLVANMYARGKATSMAAALEIDAVIDPADSRRWVMAGLQSAKKRRKPERRWVDMW